A single genomic interval of uncultured Pseudodesulfovibrio sp. harbors:
- a CDS encoding CTP synthase, whose protein sequence is MKTKFIFITGGVLSSLGKGLAAASIGALLQARGLKATIQKLDPYINVDPGTMNPFQHGEVYVTDDGAETDLDLGHYERYLGTSLSQQNNYTSGSIYNSVIQKERRGDYLGGTVQVIPHITDAIKEAVINLPNGEDVALIEIGGTVGDIEGQPFLEAIRQLKNDLGKENVLYIHLTLVPYIKAAGELKTKPTQHSVKELRSVGIQPDIIIARSEVELEDDLKKKIALFCDVDRDAVFTGIDVSSIYEVPLEFYEEGVDQKIAILLKLPAKNAELAPWENLVHSLHNPKGTVKIGIIGKYVDLTEAYKSLHEALIHGGVANEVKVELEYVNSEKVTAKNVEKKLKGLDGILVPGGFGSRGVEGKILAIQYARENKVPFFGICLGMQCACIEFARNVIGLEGANSEEFDQNTPFNIIYLMKEWYDFRTKKTEVRDEGSDKGGTMRLGAYPCKLKKDTVAYTAYKTINIDERHRHRFEFNNEFIARCEEHGLTFSGTAPDESLMEIVELADHPWFLGCQFHPEFKSQPMNPHPLFRDFIKAAKNEKEK, encoded by the coding sequence ATGAAAACCAAATTCATATTTATCACGGGTGGAGTGTTGTCTTCCCTCGGCAAAGGTCTGGCTGCGGCCTCCATTGGTGCGCTGCTCCAAGCGCGGGGGCTCAAGGCCACAATTCAGAAACTCGATCCGTACATAAATGTTGATCCGGGAACAATGAATCCCTTCCAGCACGGTGAAGTGTATGTCACTGATGACGGTGCCGAAACCGACCTCGATCTCGGTCATTACGAGCGTTACCTCGGCACCTCCCTGAGCCAGCAGAACAACTACACCTCCGGTTCCATTTACAACTCCGTCATTCAGAAAGAACGTCGCGGTGATTACCTCGGCGGTACCGTGCAGGTTATCCCGCACATCACTGACGCCATCAAGGAAGCTGTCATCAATCTTCCCAACGGCGAAGATGTCGCGCTTATCGAAATCGGCGGCACTGTCGGCGACATCGAAGGCCAGCCTTTCCTCGAAGCCATCCGTCAGCTGAAAAACGATCTTGGCAAGGAAAATGTTCTTTACATTCACCTGACCCTGGTCCCCTACATCAAGGCAGCAGGCGAACTGAAGACCAAGCCGACCCAGCATTCCGTCAAGGAACTCCGCAGTGTCGGTATTCAGCCGGACATCATCATCGCCCGTTCCGAAGTGGAGCTTGAAGATGATCTCAAAAAGAAAATCGCCCTGTTCTGTGACGTTGATCGCGATGCAGTGTTCACAGGCATTGATGTTTCCTCGATTTACGAAGTCCCTCTGGAATTTTATGAAGAGGGTGTTGATCAGAAGATCGCAATTCTCCTCAAGCTTCCTGCCAAGAATGCGGAACTTGCACCGTGGGAAAATCTGGTTCATTCGCTCCACAACCCGAAAGGGACTGTCAAAATCGGTATTATCGGCAAGTATGTCGATCTGACAGAAGCATACAAGAGCCTTCATGAAGCCCTTATTCATGGCGGTGTCGCCAATGAAGTCAAGGTCGAGCTGGAATATGTCAATTCCGAAAAGGTCACGGCCAAGAACGTCGAGAAAAAGCTGAAAGGACTGGATGGTATTCTAGTCCCCGGCGGCTTTGGCTCCCGTGGTGTGGAAGGCAAGATTCTGGCCATTCAGTATGCGCGTGAGAACAAGGTTCCGTTCTTCGGTATCTGTCTTGGCATGCAGTGTGCCTGCATTGAGTTCGCTCGCAACGTCATCGGACTTGAAGGTGCCAACTCCGAAGAATTTGACCAGAACACTCCGTTCAACATCATCTATCTGATGAAGGAATGGTACGATTTCCGCACCAAGAAGACCGAAGTGCGTGATGAGGGTTCTGACAAGGGCGGCACCATGCGTCTTGGCGCTTACCCCTGTAAGCTCAAGAAGGACACCGTTGCCTACACTGCCTACAAGACTATCAATATTGATGAACGCCACCGTCATCGTTTTGAGTTCAACAATGAATTCATTGCACGCTGCGAAGAACATGGTTTGACCTTCTCC
- a CDS encoding phosphoribosylformylglycinamidine synthase subunit PurQ, with protein MARVNALVITGYGTNCENESAYALKAAGAESADIVYFSDLAAGHVRMDKYNYLLCPGGFLDGDDLGAAQAAALRWRWSKTTDGTPVLDQLKGFFNAGGIILGICNGFQLLCKLGLLPAIGEKYFERQVSLSYNDSGRFEDRWVTLKTNPESPCVFTKGIDCIEVPIRHGEGKIIPMNDETLQHIVDNNLHAVQYVDPETKEPTLEYPYNPNGSPLGIAGLTDPSGRILGLMPHPEAYNHKTNHPSWTRGTDEKMPLGLAMLEAGVNYLKAK; from the coding sequence ATGGCCCGCGTTAATGCACTTGTCATCACGGGATACGGAACCAACTGCGAAAATGAGTCCGCTTATGCTCTCAAAGCAGCCGGAGCGGAATCTGCCGATATAGTCTATTTTTCGGATCTCGCTGCCGGTCATGTCCGCATGGACAAGTACAACTATCTGCTCTGCCCCGGCGGATTTCTCGACGGCGACGATCTCGGCGCAGCTCAGGCCGCCGCTCTCCGTTGGCGTTGGTCAAAGACAACAGACGGTACGCCTGTTCTCGATCAACTGAAAGGTTTTTTCAATGCCGGAGGAATCATTCTCGGCATCTGCAACGGCTTCCAGCTGCTTTGCAAACTCGGCCTGCTCCCTGCCATCGGCGAAAAATATTTCGAACGTCAGGTTTCCCTGTCTTATAATGATTCAGGCCGATTCGAGGATCGCTGGGTCACGCTGAAGACAAATCCGGAATCTCCTTGCGTCTTTACCAAGGGAATCGACTGCATCGAGGTGCCCATTCGTCACGGTGAGGGAAAAATCATTCCCATGAATGACGAAACACTTCAGCACATTGTGGACAACAACCTGCACGCTGTTCAGTATGTTGACCCGGAGACCAAGGAACCGACTCTGGAATATCCTTACAATCCGAACGGTTCTCCGCTCGGCATCGCAGGCCTGACCGATCCTTCCGGACGCATTCTCGGCCTGATGCCCCATCCCGAAGCATACAATCACAAAACCAACCACCCGTCCTGGACCCGTGGTACGGATGAGAAGATGCCTCTCGGACTGGCCATGCTCGAAGCTGGCGTCAATTACCTGAAAGCCAAATAA
- a CDS encoding nucleoside deaminase codes for MPVKTPPSEPEGITWRSLMDVAFEEACKAAKDNEAPIGAALFSVTGELIAKAHNAPICLNDPTAHAEILCLRKAAGKIGNYRLTDTIMAVTLEPCLMCTGALIHARVAGLVIGAMDPRAGAISSNLEGHALPFTNHSMWFINGVMEDECSSLLRRFFLERRKKRKKG; via the coding sequence ATGCCTGTCAAAACACCGCCAAGCGAGCCCGAGGGGATCACTTGGCGGTCTCTTATGGATGTGGCTTTTGAAGAAGCCTGCAAGGCGGCCAAGGACAACGAGGCACCCATCGGCGCTGCGTTGTTCAGTGTAACCGGCGAACTGATCGCCAAGGCGCACAACGCCCCGATCTGCCTGAATGACCCGACGGCCCATGCTGAAATCCTCTGCCTGCGAAAAGCCGCTGGAAAAATCGGCAACTACAGGCTCACGGACACGATCATGGCGGTCACGCTGGAGCCGTGCCTCATGTGTACCGGCGCACTCATTCATGCCCGCGTCGCAGGACTCGTCATCGGCGCAATGGACCCGAGAGCCGGGGCAATATCCTCGAACCTTGAAGGCCATGCCCTACCGTTCACCAATCACTCAATGTGGTTCATAAACGGCGTCATGGAAGATGAATGCAGCTCTCTCTTGAGACGTTTTTTTCTTGAACGGCGCAAAAAGCGGAAAAAGGGATAA
- a CDS encoding site-specific integrase produces the protein MCKIKYVHRRRNSGKYQFRQNVPADLHELLGMKVIKRSLDTMDKRTAGKIAAAYAAENKRLFKKLREDKDKPIDPATLNYELYQFLETLQSGDQLKRANIAPLHPAMARFSGFSVPNEPTSNQIMLDEMQLALYQGDYSFIQGHIDSFIHACGFSVEQGSTAYNQIARGVFETLIKYHTITQKRSEGDVVGASLLATNLLQPVEKPESKRYSPKLSEMLELWGKEHERVGGARRTLSDFSTQVWRFIDLHGDLPVHKITPTHVVEFKDAMLRLPSHMNNIERKLSFNDQLRLGDTDPDRKKVSPRTVNDKALGALSAVLGHAKDQQFITGNPATGIKIKHSRRGSLRRLPYSSEDFQTIFNFPIYTKGERPQAGAGEASVWLPLLAMYTGARLEELGQIHVTDVKQEQEIWFIDMLNIEEDQPTHKFKNEGSRRQVPIHRRLIELGFLDYVETIRTNDRTRLFPYLQSAGDEVTANYSKWWSRYARKHGGFNRQKVFHSIRHSAKDAFRNSGVGPDLRDALQGHAAVSEGDKYGRGFSLHILQEALDKLEYDVDLSHLKLV, from the coding sequence ATGTGTAAAATCAAATACGTCCACAGACGCCGCAACAGTGGCAAATATCAGTTTCGTCAAAACGTCCCTGCTGATCTCCATGAATTGCTCGGCATGAAGGTGATCAAGCGTTCTTTGGATACGATGGATAAACGGACGGCTGGTAAAATCGCTGCGGCCTACGCTGCCGAAAATAAGAGACTGTTCAAGAAGCTCCGTGAAGACAAGGACAAACCGATTGATCCGGCTACATTAAACTATGAGCTTTACCAATTCTTGGAGACTCTTCAATCCGGTGACCAATTAAAAAGGGCCAATATCGCCCCATTACATCCAGCTATGGCCCGATTTTCTGGTTTTTCTGTTCCGAATGAACCGACATCGAACCAAATTATGCTGGATGAGATGCAGTTGGCCCTCTATCAAGGCGACTACAGCTTTATCCAAGGCCACATTGATTCCTTTATCCATGCTTGCGGCTTCTCCGTTGAGCAAGGCTCCACCGCATACAATCAGATTGCTCGTGGTGTCTTTGAGACTCTCATCAAATACCATACGATTACCCAAAAACGCAGTGAAGGAGATGTCGTAGGGGCCAGCTTACTGGCGACAAATCTCTTGCAACCTGTAGAGAAGCCGGAATCTAAAAGGTACTCTCCCAAGCTTTCAGAAATGCTGGAATTATGGGGCAAAGAACACGAGCGCGTAGGCGGTGCCAGAAGGACGTTATCTGACTTCAGCACACAAGTCTGGCGATTCATCGACTTGCACGGGGACCTGCCCGTTCACAAGATCACGCCGACTCACGTTGTGGAGTTCAAAGATGCGATGTTACGACTTCCGAGCCACATGAACAACATAGAGCGGAAACTGTCTTTCAATGACCAGTTACGGCTCGGTGATACCGATCCAGATCGGAAAAAGGTCTCTCCCCGTACCGTAAACGACAAAGCTCTTGGTGCATTGTCGGCTGTTCTGGGCCATGCCAAGGATCAGCAGTTCATAACTGGCAATCCGGCAACAGGGATCAAAATCAAGCACTCCAGACGCGGATCGCTACGCCGACTCCCCTATTCCTCAGAAGATTTCCAGACTATTTTCAACTTCCCGATCTACACAAAGGGCGAGAGGCCGCAAGCAGGAGCCGGAGAGGCTTCTGTTTGGTTGCCCTTACTGGCGATGTACACGGGCGCACGGCTTGAGGAACTCGGTCAAATCCATGTGACAGACGTAAAGCAGGAACAGGAGATTTGGTTCATCGATATGCTGAATATCGAAGAGGATCAGCCTACTCATAAATTCAAAAACGAAGGTTCCCGCCGACAGGTTCCAATACACAGAAGACTTATCGAACTGGGTTTTCTCGATTACGTCGAAACCATACGTACGAATGATCGAACGCGCCTGTTCCCCTATCTCCAGAGCGCAGGGGATGAGGTAACAGCGAACTACTCAAAATGGTGGAGCCGATACGCTCGGAAGCATGGCGGCTTTAATCGCCAGAAGGTTTTTCATTCCATCCGACATTCTGCGAAAGACGCCTTCCGGAACTCCGGCGTTGGTCCCGATCTGCGCGATGCGTTGCAGGGACATGCCGCTGTTTCCGAAGGTGATAAATATGGGCGAGGTTTCTCGCTTCACATCTTGCAAGAGGCGTTAGACAAACTGGAGTATGATGTTGATTTGAGTCATTTAAAGCTCGTATAA
- a CDS encoding phage antirepressor N-terminal domain-containing protein: MNELTKQVAVTADGGQYFSAKHICDAIGLTWSGQRAKINTDSELSASRTDIYMTAAEDKKYEMIMLPIEKLSGWLFMITPNKCKPAVRPALSKYHEEAFAVLDAWFRKGYRNVDSLMRD; the protein is encoded by the coding sequence ATCAATGAGCTTACCAAACAGGTTGCTGTCACCGCAGACGGAGGCCAGTACTTTTCGGCCAAGCACATCTGCGATGCAATCGGCCTGACATGGTCTGGGCAACGAGCAAAGATCAACACTGACAGCGAATTGAGCGCGAGTCGGACAGATATCTACATGACTGCCGCTGAGGACAAGAAGTATGAAATGATCATGCTCCCCATTGAAAAACTCAGCGGTTGGCTCTTCATGATTACCCCCAACAAGTGCAAGCCCGCTGTTCGCCCCGCCCTCAGTAAGTACCACGAAGAAGCTTTCGCCGTCCTCGATGCATGGTTCCGCAAGGGGTACCGCAATGTTGATTCCCTGATGCGCGATTGA
- a CDS encoding Bro-N domain-containing protein: protein MRDVRDAICRLDLHILTDDNGDPWFVAKDVCDILGFAKPADSVRGLDDDEKQTVKIKSHNMRGNPMATVINESGLYSLILRSRKPEAKAFKKWITAEVLPSIRKRGMYATEQTVESMLNAPDTMIQTLTVEIISYFSASTKATKSKSKTA from the coding sequence TTGAGAGATGTACGAGACGCGATATGTCGTCTCGATCTCCACATCCTGACCGACGACAACGGAGACCCGTGGTTCGTCGCGAAGGACGTATGTGACATTTTGGGCTTCGCAAAGCCCGCAGATTCCGTCCGTGGTCTGGATGATGATGAAAAACAGACGGTTAAGATTAAGTCGCATAATATGCGCGGTAATCCCATGGCCACCGTCATCAACGAATCCGGCCTGTACTCTCTGATCCTGCGCTCCCGGAAACCGGAGGCCAAAGCATTCAAGAAGTGGATTACTGCCGAAGTCCTGCCCAGTATCCGCAAACGTGGCATGTACGCCACCGAGCAGACTGTCGAGTCCATGCTCAATGCCCCGGACACCATGATTCAGACGCTGACTGTTGAGATAATTTCATACTTCTCGGCCTCTACGAAGGCCACGAAATCAAAGTCGAAGACGGCATGA
- a CDS encoding recombinase family protein, with the protein MADIAYIRVSSVDQNTDRQLDGLTFEETFTEKASAATTKRPELENCLRYLRKGDTLHVHSIDRLARNLEDLLRLLNELVGRSVAVKFHKEHLTFTGEDNPFQTLQLQIIGAVAQFERSIIKERQREGIAKAQAKGKHCGRKAKLTQDQVEEIKKRITAGDEKKALAAEYGISRQTLYRIIKK; encoded by the coding sequence ATGGCAGACATCGCATACATTCGAGTCAGTTCCGTTGACCAGAACACAGACCGTCAGCTTGACGGGCTTACCTTTGAAGAGACTTTCACTGAGAAAGCCAGTGCGGCCACGACCAAACGTCCTGAACTGGAGAATTGTCTTCGCTACCTCCGCAAAGGTGACACTCTTCATGTCCATAGCATTGACCGTCTGGCCCGTAATCTCGAAGACCTGTTGCGACTCCTCAATGAACTTGTTGGTCGAAGTGTAGCCGTTAAATTCCACAAAGAGCATCTCACCTTCACCGGGGAAGACAACCCGTTTCAGACTTTGCAACTCCAAATCATTGGAGCCGTGGCACAATTCGAGCGGTCCATCATCAAGGAAAGGCAGCGCGAAGGCATTGCCAAAGCTCAAGCCAAGGGCAAGCACTGTGGGCGCAAAGCCAAGCTGACACAGGATCAGGTCGAAGAAATCAAGAAGCGTATTACGGCTGGTGATGAGAAGAAAGCTTTAGCCGCTGAATACGGCATCAGTAGGCAAACTTTGTACAGAATCATCAAGAAGTAG
- a CDS encoding helix-turn-helix domain-containing protein, with the protein MKKRIEGGEEKKALAHEYGISRQTLYRVIKK; encoded by the coding sequence ATCAAGAAGCGCATTGAGGGTGGTGAGGAGAAGAAAGCTTTGGCTCATGAGTACGGTATCAGTAGGCAGACTTTGTATCGGGTGATCAAGAAATAG
- a CDS encoding NUMOD3 domain-containing DNA-binding protein, whose amino-acid sequence MIVYKATNTINGKIYIGKTVRTLSHAQQRHFQRAKFQYKYGCYSHFYNAMRKYGEKSFEWEILYKGNSDEEIQQKEREYIAKLNSMDRSTGYNMTPGGDGGAGGTLSAKHRERISIANKGKNNQCYGKFGEDHPAYGHKKSNKAIEAIRKAHTGKNVSKDTRERISQARLKRFAPQREARKLAEAQERERKAIIREEKRLAGAFRGENGRASKVSDAERAEICKRRALGESYKSISNDYPLGLTGVRAVVQTWGPVNGFPMKQIFAKSNHREVLTPVQRASICRRFAAGEKYQELAKEFEIGETTAYETLRTWGPANGFPYTPSRRRK is encoded by the coding sequence ATGATAGTTTATAAAGCCACAAACACAATTAATGGTAAAATATACATCGGGAAAACGGTAAGAACTCTCTCCCATGCTCAACAACGTCATTTTCAAAGAGCAAAATTCCAGTACAAATATGGTTGCTATAGCCATTTTTACAACGCCATGCGTAAGTATGGTGAGAAGTCTTTTGAGTGGGAGATTTTGTATAAAGGAAATAGCGATGAGGAGATTCAGCAAAAAGAGCGAGAGTATATAGCCAAGCTCAACTCTATGGATCGGTCAACTGGCTACAACATGACGCCCGGGGGAGACGGGGGAGCAGGAGGCACCCTATCTGCCAAACACAGGGAACGAATAAGTATTGCCAACAAGGGAAAGAACAATCAGTGCTACGGTAAATTTGGAGAAGATCATCCTGCTTATGGGCATAAAAAATCTAATAAAGCTATTGAAGCAATCAGAAAGGCACACACCGGAAAGAATGTTAGTAAGGATACCCGGGAAAGAATAAGCCAAGCTAGGTTGAAACGGTTTGCCCCCCAAAGAGAAGCTCGCAAACTCGCCGAAGCGCAAGAGCGTGAACGAAAGGCAATAATCCGGGAAGAGAAAAGGCTCGCAGGAGCATTCAGAGGAGAAAATGGCCGCGCCTCTAAGGTGAGTGATGCTGAACGTGCTGAAATATGTAAGCGGCGAGCATTAGGAGAAAGCTATAAAAGCATTTCCAACGATTATCCCCTCGGATTGACTGGAGTACGTGCTGTTGTACAGACATGGGGACCAGTGAACGGTTTCCCTATGAAACAAATATTTGCAAAATCCAACCATCGTGAGGTTTTAACCCCAGTGCAACGTGCAAGCATATGCCGCAGGTTTGCTGCAGGTGAAAAGTATCAAGAATTGGCTAAAGAGTTTGAAATAGGTGAAACGACAGCCTATGAGACACTACGCACTTGGGGGCCAGCCAATGGATTTCCATACACGCCATCCAGACGGAGAAAATAG
- a CDS encoding Hsp70 family protein encodes MRNYIGIDLGTTNSAICSYDGSETRIWKSPQQNDVTPSYIYIDRRGNKQIGYNAYNMDPISPDNTAKYFKRLMGTSTPVNLSAVDVCKTPEECSAEILKVLYGYLPEEIRITEDSGTVITVPAAFNQMQKDATMQAARMAGIGNVALMQEPVAAVMSVIKSRNTDGMFLIYDLGGGTLDIAIAECIGGRVNLLAHGGIAMCGGRDFDRVLVDNVVRPWLYENFDLPEGFSVDPNYNSLMRLATWATERSKIELSAKEESVISLSEAETRMRDISGNEIYLDIPLQRKLYDELIAKRVEETIVSARDTLQKAGLSPYDLERVVFVGGPTNYKPLRDKVASELGIPGSTDVNPMTAVAEGASLFAESIDWSSQNRSRKDTRGQILSEGELTIAFNYISRTPDVKAKIAVQVQGEVASGSEFQIDSIDTGWTSGRMPLVHAASIEVSLPKTGENQFKISAVNHVGSPIELKEDVIVITRTAATVDAIPASHSIGVEVLNRLGGQQELEYIIRSGDLLPKKGKVLFKAAESLKAGSADSLNFALWEGDIEDNISDNRHIGVLKISGSDFDDGVIPAGADLECDFEILDSGNIVLEVSVPCIGGVFHSGKNFYSRQEAEDNYANAPDMIIQEAEETLGRINEINDVVENPKLDQARDKIDSAVSLDPCETEAEKSLEAREKILEVRRLLAQVRKEHRKEIRQIDLYNVTSFFEDYVRQYARPSEISSFNSLVKSAERSISHNDHGFENHLSDLKGRNFEILWRQDWFVVDRFKWMAESPHQFADKARFEGLVAAGTQFMRGDDIEKLRDVVAQLSSIQIGSGPDNEMLDVVNILRG; translated from the coding sequence ATGAGAAATTACATTGGGATTGACTTGGGTACTACGAATAGCGCCATTTGCTCATATGACGGTTCCGAGACGAGGATATGGAAAAGCCCACAGCAGAACGATGTAACCCCCTCTTACATATATATCGACCGACGTGGAAATAAGCAGATTGGTTATAATGCATACAATATGGACCCCATAAGTCCTGACAATACTGCTAAGTATTTTAAACGTCTTATGGGGACAAGTACACCAGTTAACCTTTCTGCTGTTGATGTATGCAAAACCCCAGAAGAATGCTCAGCAGAAATCTTAAAAGTGCTTTATGGTTACCTGCCAGAGGAAATTCGTATTACCGAAGATTCAGGGACAGTAATTACAGTCCCTGCCGCTTTTAATCAGATGCAAAAAGATGCAACGATGCAAGCTGCACGCATGGCTGGAATAGGTAATGTGGCTCTTATGCAAGAACCTGTTGCAGCGGTTATGAGTGTCATAAAATCACGCAACACTGATGGCATGTTTTTGATCTATGATTTAGGAGGCGGTACTCTCGACATCGCAATAGCTGAATGCATCGGAGGACGCGTCAATCTCCTCGCACATGGAGGAATTGCAATGTGTGGAGGACGAGACTTTGATAGGGTTCTCGTCGATAATGTTGTTCGCCCATGGTTGTATGAGAATTTTGATTTGCCCGAGGGATTTTCGGTCGATCCTAATTATAACTCACTTATGAGGTTAGCTACTTGGGCAACTGAACGTTCTAAGATTGAACTCTCAGCAAAAGAAGAATCTGTAATTAGCCTGTCAGAGGCTGAAACTAGAATGAGAGATATAAGTGGGAATGAAATTTATCTCGACATTCCACTACAGCGCAAGCTCTATGATGAGTTAATAGCAAAGCGTGTCGAGGAGACCATCGTTTCAGCGAGAGATACACTTCAGAAGGCTGGATTGTCGCCTTATGATCTTGAACGGGTCGTATTTGTTGGTGGACCGACCAACTATAAACCATTGCGTGACAAAGTAGCCTCTGAACTGGGTATTCCCGGGAGCACAGATGTAAATCCAATGACCGCTGTGGCAGAAGGAGCGAGTCTTTTTGCCGAGTCTATTGATTGGAGTTCACAAAATCGCTCTAGGAAGGATACGCGGGGGCAAATCTTATCTGAAGGTGAACTGACGATAGCATTTAACTATATTTCTAGAACTCCTGACGTGAAAGCAAAGATAGCCGTACAGGTTCAAGGTGAAGTTGCTTCCGGGTCAGAATTCCAAATTGATAGCATTGACACGGGGTGGACTTCAGGTCGGATGCCACTTGTTCATGCAGCTTCAATTGAAGTTTCTTTGCCTAAAACTGGAGAAAATCAGTTTAAAATATCTGCAGTTAATCATGTCGGCAGCCCAATAGAATTGAAGGAAGATGTAATTGTCATCACCCGAACGGCTGCAACAGTTGATGCCATTCCCGCTTCTCATTCTATTGGAGTCGAAGTTCTTAATAGGCTCGGAGGGCAACAAGAACTTGAGTATATAATTCGCTCTGGTGACTTGCTTCCTAAAAAAGGGAAAGTCCTCTTCAAGGCGGCAGAATCTCTTAAAGCAGGATCAGCTGATTCCTTGAATTTTGCTCTATGGGAAGGAGATATTGAAGATAATATTTCTGACAATCGCCATATCGGTGTTTTGAAGATATCTGGATCGGATTTTGACGACGGAGTTATTCCTGCTGGCGCGGACCTTGAGTGCGACTTTGAAATATTGGATTCAGGTAACATCGTTTTAGAGGTCTCTGTCCCATGCATTGGTGGTGTTTTTCATTCGGGAAAGAACTTCTATTCGCGCCAGGAAGCAGAAGACAATTATGCAAATGCTCCTGATATGATTATTCAAGAAGCTGAAGAGACACTTGGCAGGATCAATGAAATCAATGATGTTGTCGAGAATCCAAAACTTGATCAGGCTCGGGATAAAATTGATTCAGCAGTCTCTCTTGATCCCTGTGAAACTGAAGCGGAAAAGTCATTAGAGGCAAGGGAAAAAATCCTTGAGGTTAGACGCCTTCTGGCCCAGGTCAGAAAGGAGCATCGCAAGGAAATACGCCAAATAGACCTCTATAACGTAACCTCGTTTTTTGAAGACTATGTGAGGCAGTATGCGCGACCTTCTGAAATTTCATCTTTTAATAGCTTAGTAAAATCGGCAGAGCGGTCGATTAGCCACAATGATCATGGGTTTGAAAACCATCTGTCGGACTTGAAAGGCAGAAATTTTGAAATCCTCTGGCGACAAGATTGGTTTGTTGTTGACCGGTTTAAATGGATGGCAGAGTCACCCCACCAATTCGCTGACAAAGCTCGTTTTGAAGGGCTTGTAGCCGCAGGCACACAATTTATGCGTGGTGATGATATTGAAAAATTACGAGATGTTGTAGCTCAACTTTCCTCTATTCAAATAGGATCTGGCCCTGACAACGAAATGCTTGATGTCGTCAACATCCTTAGGGGGTGA